The following coding sequences lie in one Paracidovorax avenae genomic window:
- a CDS encoding PLP-dependent aminotransferase family protein, translated as MQFADRLNNVETSAIRELFKLLGKPGIISFAGGFPDSAMFDVEGIREASERALSEEPGTALQYGATEGYNPLREQLSAFMASKGAQGVRPEDLIVTTGSQQALDLLGKTLISPGDKVIVEGPTFLATIQCFRLYGAELVSAPVDGHGVDADALERLIVEHRPKFVYLIPTFGNPSGALLSLERRRKILELAVRHQVLVVEDDPYGDLYFGEAPPPSLLALSATVPGSRELLAHCGSLSKVLSPGLRVGWLIAPAELLAKATMCKQFSDAHTSTFAQATAAQYLRSGRMPATLAKVRAVYAERAQAMGEALRRELGEAIDFVQPRGGLFVWARLTGAGGAVADGNVLAKLAIDKGVAFVPGTPFFCANPDHATLRLSFATADVDRIREGVARLGQALRG; from the coding sequence ATGCAATTCGCAGACCGCCTGAACAACGTCGAAACCTCTGCCATCCGGGAGCTGTTCAAGCTGCTGGGCAAGCCCGGCATCATCAGCTTCGCCGGCGGCTTTCCCGACAGCGCGATGTTCGATGTCGAGGGCATCCGCGAGGCGAGCGAGCGGGCACTGAGCGAAGAGCCCGGCACGGCACTGCAGTACGGTGCCACCGAGGGCTACAACCCGCTGCGCGAACAGCTCTCGGCCTTCATGGCCTCCAAGGGCGCGCAGGGCGTGCGGCCCGAGGACCTGATCGTCACCACCGGCAGCCAGCAGGCGCTGGACCTGCTGGGCAAGACCCTCATCAGCCCCGGCGACAAGGTGATCGTGGAAGGGCCCACCTTCCTCGCCACCATCCAGTGCTTCCGCCTCTACGGCGCCGAACTGGTGAGCGCGCCCGTGGACGGCCACGGTGTGGATGCCGACGCGCTCGAGCGGCTCATCGTGGAGCACCGGCCCAAGTTCGTCTATCTCATCCCCACCTTCGGCAACCCCAGCGGTGCGCTGCTGTCGCTGGAGCGCCGCCGCAAGATCCTCGAGCTGGCCGTGCGCCACCAGGTGCTGGTGGTCGAGGACGATCCCTACGGCGACCTGTACTTCGGCGAGGCGCCGCCGCCCAGCCTGCTGGCGCTGTCGGCCACGGTGCCCGGCAGCCGCGAACTGCTGGCCCACTGCGGCAGCCTCAGCAAGGTGCTCAGCCCCGGCCTGCGCGTGGGCTGGCTGATCGCGCCCGCCGAGCTGCTGGCCAAGGCCACCATGTGCAAGCAGTTCAGCGACGCGCACACCAGCACCTTCGCGCAGGCCACGGCCGCGCAGTACCTGCGTTCAGGCCGCATGCCGGCCACGCTGGCGAAGGTCCGCGCGGTGTACGCCGAGCGCGCGCAGGCCATGGGCGAGGCACTGCGGCGCGAACTCGGCGAGGCGATCGACTTCGTCCAGCCCCGGGGCGGCCTGTTCGTGTGGGCGCGGCTCACGGGGGCGGGCGGCGCGGTGGCCGACGGCAACGTGCTGGCCAAGCTGGCCATCGACAAGGGCGTGGCCTTCGTGCCCGGCACGCCGTTCTTCTGCGCGAACCCCGACCATGCCACGCTGCGCCTGTCGTTCGCGACGGCCGACGTGGACAGGATCCGCGAAGGCGTGGCGCGCCTCGGCCAGGCGCTGCGAGGCTGA
- a CDS encoding SlyX family protein, whose product MPGPDRTPSERLDELEIKASYAEDLLDQLNVTVYRQQQQIDALQRALAALRQQLPEPGGTAPGGSLRDEIPPHY is encoded by the coding sequence ATGCCGGGCCCCGACCGCACCCCCTCCGAGCGCCTCGACGAGCTGGAGATCAAGGCCAGCTACGCCGAAGACCTGCTGGACCAGCTCAACGTCACCGTCTATCGCCAGCAGCAGCAGATCGATGCGCTGCAGCGCGCCCTGGCGGCGCTGCGCCAGCAACTGCCCGAGCCGGGTGGCACGGCGCCCGGCGGCAGCCTGCGCGACGAGATCCCGCCGCACTACTGA
- a CDS encoding aldo/keto reductase: MQYRRLGRSNLQVSALCLGTMMFGDQTGSEEAAAIVADARERGVNFIDTADVYTKGASESMLGDLLAGQRHDWVLATKLGNRMSDRVNESQYSRTWMLREVESSLARLRTDHVDILYLHRDFLGMDLEEPLFALDALLRAGKIRYWGVSNFRAWRIAELVHGAARIGMPGPVVCQPYYNLLNRMPEVEILPACAHHGLGVVPYSPIARGVLTGKYLPGEAPAAGTRAGRGDRRIAETEFRHESLVLAQELKQHAEARGVTLAQFATAWVLAHRAVSAVIAGPRTLAQWQDYAPALEYTVTPEDEALVDGMVAPGHPSTPGYSDPAYPSPPRV; this comes from the coding sequence ATGCAATACCGCCGCCTCGGCCGCAGCAACCTGCAGGTTTCCGCCCTCTGCCTGGGCACCATGATGTTCGGCGACCAGACCGGCAGCGAAGAGGCCGCGGCCATCGTGGCCGATGCGCGGGAGCGCGGCGTGAATTTCATCGACACGGCGGACGTCTATACCAAAGGCGCATCCGAATCGATGCTGGGCGACCTGCTGGCGGGCCAGCGGCACGACTGGGTGCTGGCCACCAAGCTGGGCAACCGGATGTCCGACCGCGTGAACGAGAGCCAGTATTCCCGCACCTGGATGCTGCGCGAGGTGGAATCCAGCCTGGCACGCCTGCGCACCGACCATGTGGACATCCTCTACCTGCACCGCGATTTCCTGGGCATGGACCTCGAGGAGCCGCTCTTCGCCCTCGATGCGCTGCTGCGCGCGGGCAAGATCCGCTACTGGGGCGTCTCCAATTTCCGCGCCTGGCGCATCGCCGAGCTGGTGCACGGCGCCGCGCGCATCGGCATGCCCGGGCCCGTGGTCTGCCAGCCCTACTACAACCTGCTCAACCGCATGCCGGAGGTCGAGATCCTGCCGGCCTGCGCGCACCACGGCCTGGGCGTGGTGCCCTACAGCCCCATCGCGCGCGGCGTGCTCACCGGCAAGTACCTGCCGGGCGAGGCGCCCGCGGCGGGCACGCGCGCCGGGCGGGGCGACAGGCGCATCGCGGAAACCGAATTCCGCCACGAATCGCTGGTGCTGGCGCAGGAGCTGAAGCAGCACGCCGAGGCCCGCGGCGTGACGCTGGCCCAGTTCGCCACGGCGTGGGTCCTGGCCCACCGGGCGGTCTCCGCCGTCATCGCGGGCCCGCGCACCCTGGCCCAGTGGCAGGACTACGCCCCTGCGCTCGAATACACCGTCACTCCGGAGGACGAAGCCCTGGTGGACGGCATGGTGGCGCCGGGCCATCCCTCCACGCCGGGCTACAGCGACCCGGCATACCCCTCGCCGCCGCGCGTCTAG
- a CDS encoding DUF6172 family protein has translation MRKTYVLHIEGKNRDRLLDAARHDIHRYLRRERRRALPEGARFWDFDCRFGRTQEDARSVQVEEITRLIDGVAQSGDAQFYVEIVAKPGEGMPRKPAARPADSGGDGSHAEDGDGADGGADGGGDGGD, from the coding sequence ATGCGAAAGACCTATGTGCTCCATATCGAAGGCAAGAACCGCGACCGGCTGCTGGACGCGGCCCGCCACGACATCCACCGCTACCTGCGCCGCGAGCGCCGCCGCGCGCTGCCCGAGGGTGCGCGCTTCTGGGACTTCGACTGCCGCTTCGGCCGCACGCAGGAGGATGCCCGCAGCGTGCAGGTGGAGGAGATCACCCGCCTGATCGACGGCGTGGCGCAGTCCGGCGACGCGCAGTTCTACGTGGAGATCGTCGCCAAGCCCGGCGAAGGCATGCCCCGCAAGCCGGCCGCGCGCCCGGCGGACTCCGGCGGCGACGGCTCGCATGCCGAGGATGGCGACGGCGCCGACGGCGGCGCGGATGGTGGAGGCGACGGCGGGGACTGA
- a CDS encoding DEAD/DEAH box helicase: MPFAALGLSPALVHAAGALGFDTPTPIQAQAIPAVLDGRDVLGRAQTGSGKTAAFGLPLLQRLLPQAQQAGARPGPRRPCALVLVPTRELAAQVGEVLRDLAGHLPGPRLKIAIAFGGVSINPQLMALRGGADAVVATPGRLLDLVEHNALSLSQVQALVLDEADRLLDLGFAEELQRVLALLPARRQNLLFSATFEPGVARLAEGLLRDPLRIEIAEAPGTAPDIAQRAIAVEAPRRTQLLKQLLTQEPGWTRVLVFVATQYAAEHVAEKLYQSGIYASPFHGGLSQGTRRQVLQEFRDERWQVLVTTDLAARGIDIAGLPAVVNYDLPRAAADYVHRIGRTGRAGASGVAVSFVTPEAAPHWRLLARRHGLQALPVEQVAGFEVALAPAAQEAGAAEDAPARPGKLPPGTGGIKGRRPSKKDKLRAAAAAAAAQAGGTGEPTAD; this comes from the coding sequence ATGCCCTTTGCCGCCCTCGGCCTCTCGCCCGCCCTCGTCCACGCCGCCGGGGCCCTGGGCTTCGACACGCCCACGCCCATCCAGGCGCAGGCCATTCCCGCCGTGCTGGACGGGCGCGACGTGCTGGGCCGCGCGCAAACGGGCTCGGGCAAGACGGCCGCCTTCGGCCTGCCGCTGCTGCAGCGGCTCCTGCCGCAGGCGCAGCAGGCCGGCGCCCGCCCCGGGCCGCGGCGCCCGTGCGCCCTGGTGCTGGTGCCCACGCGCGAGCTGGCGGCGCAGGTGGGCGAGGTGCTGCGCGACCTGGCGGGCCATCTGCCCGGGCCGCGGCTCAAGATCGCGATCGCGTTCGGCGGGGTGTCCATCAACCCGCAGCTGATGGCACTGCGCGGCGGCGCGGACGCGGTAGTGGCCACGCCGGGCCGGCTGCTGGACCTCGTGGAGCACAACGCCCTGTCGCTCTCGCAGGTGCAGGCGCTGGTGCTGGACGAGGCCGACCGGCTGCTGGACCTGGGATTCGCCGAAGAGCTGCAGCGCGTGCTGGCATTGCTGCCGGCACGGCGCCAGAACCTGCTGTTTTCCGCCACCTTCGAGCCGGGCGTGGCCCGGCTGGCCGAGGGCCTGCTGCGCGATCCGCTGCGCATCGAGATCGCCGAGGCGCCCGGCACGGCGCCCGACATCGCCCAGCGCGCCATCGCGGTGGAGGCACCGCGCCGCACCCAGCTGCTGAAGCAGCTGCTCACGCAGGAGCCCGGCTGGACGCGGGTGCTGGTGTTCGTGGCCACCCAGTACGCGGCCGAGCATGTGGCGGAGAAGCTCTACCAGTCCGGCATCTACGCATCGCCCTTCCATGGCGGCCTGAGCCAGGGCACGCGCCGACAGGTGCTGCAGGAATTCCGCGACGAACGCTGGCAGGTGCTGGTGACCACCGACCTGGCCGCGCGCGGCATCGACATCGCCGGGCTGCCGGCCGTCGTCAACTACGATCTGCCCCGGGCCGCGGCCGACTACGTGCACCGCATCGGCCGCACGGGGCGTGCCGGCGCCAGCGGCGTGGCGGTGAGCTTCGTCACGCCCGAGGCCGCACCCCACTGGCGGCTGCTCGCCCGGCGGCACGGACTGCAGGCGCTGCCGGTGGAGCAGGTCGCGGGATTCGAGGTGGCGCTCGCGCCCGCTGCGCAGGAAGCCGGCGCCGCGGAAGATGCGCCTGCGCGCCCGGGCAAGCTGCCGCCGGGCACGGGCGGCATCAAGGGCCGGCGCCCGAGCAAGAAGGACAAGCTGCGGGCCGCTGCCGCGGCGGCCGCCGCGCAGGCCGGCGGCACCGGAGAACCCACGGCGGATTGA